The Micromonospora sp. WMMD961 genome has a segment encoding these proteins:
- a CDS encoding non-ribosomal peptide synthetase, producing the protein MDVDDLITDLDAAGVTLWLERDELRFRAPKGVFTEDRRAAVRAHRAAIVERLRQAEDVRLSPDSAGRHEPFPLTDLQAAYLVGRGPHYEYGGVACHAYVEYEYPDLDPRRVQSTWDRMVARHDMLRAVVHPDGYQVVLADPPEHPIPVTDLRGQDAALDGHLRAVRDRMSHRVARTDRWPLFALHLTRADRGAVLHLSLDLLIVDYASVQLLMSEFDRCYADPTSEPATPEISFRDYVIGRRRVTETARYARDRDYWLGRLDDLPPAPDLPVTGTGEVTGPVRFRRLEHVLDAPTWAGLRDRAARRQVTASAALLTAYAEVIGRWSRSPRFTLTVPTFQRLPLHPDVDRLVGDFTVVEPLAVDLAEPEPFQARTAGLSARLLEDLSHGLFTGGEVLGELARRTGARPLLPVVFTSTLDAPADDPDGPDLGTVGYAISQTPQVWIDCQVMPRAGGLALSWDVREDVLPDGLADDAFAAWTDLVGRLAAGDRDWDVPGPVQLPAAQLERRRRANDTAGPLPDGLLHEEVVAQARRTPERIAVVAGDVRLTYGELLRRAGAVADHLRAGGLRPAEPVAVFMDKGWEQVVAVLGVLCAGGAYLPVDTAQPPARRDAILTDAGVRTVLTQSWLAGGVRRLVGVTHLTVDSLAPADALDVPASGAAPDDLAYVIYTSGSTGSPKGVMISHRAARNTVDDVNRRFAVGPDDAVLGLAGLGFDLSVYDIFGLLAVGGRLVLPDADRRGDPSHWADLVGRHAVTVWNSVPGQLQMLHDYLRAVPSVRPDALRLAMLSGDWIPVTLPDAIRALLPALRVVSLGGATEGAIWSIWHPIDRVDPHRPSIPYGTPLTNQSFHVLDDRMRDRPDWTAGELYIGGAGVALGYHRDPERSAARFPSHPMTGERLYRTGDLGRYRPDGTIEFLGREDDQVKIRGYRIELAEVESAVQLHPGVAHAAVLVDADHPAGKRLAAFVEPAVVETDPIAAAEAGEVGAAAAAVSRAAQAGVDRPALATFQQALADVGYAVMTRTLRDAGLFTDGRAYRAEEVSEALSATATTRPVVRRWLAALARAGHLRADPGTGVYHGPLSLPADRIEEAWRRLAEAEARVAYSTDLIEAVRTCAERLPELIAGTVDVRALLFPGARADAMAAAYRDNLAVAHLNEAAAAALRALAERHGGDEPLRIVEVGGGVAGTTAALAPALAEFTPDYLFTDPSTFFLAEAREQFAHHPWIRYARLDLREDLTAQGLAPNSADVVICPNHLHTAPDTAVALDRLRGLLAPGGWLLVMEQTRDDDPALLVSMEFLEATAGPFVDARADGGQSFLTEAQWRELLGTALVGVLPEPGEPLHPTGQQLFLARVKTDRAVLTPAALARHAGTRVPEYMVPSVWQLVDALPVTGNGKVDRKRLRSLLPSAGAGEQAAAVASEPADALERQIAALWAELLDRQYVGRHDDFFDLGGDSLLVARLVGLLRERVPDVVALEWEVVLRHMLRRPTVAALAAYLRGATATGAGPEDEAPVRTSPVVRLHGSGGDPVTVLVHAGTGTIMPYRALITEIRRRSAGTGTVVGLEVPHLPHYLDADPEGLIETIAADYVRALLDLGAGEFHLVGYCLGGLIATEVARGLAEAGANVATLTAISSHSPRFRLDDEILSEYSFSVMMGIAPADLGFPADELAVARAGDAVLAASPGVMRDGGFAALTGEHAGVAEAFRSLAEVPREQRVARMCEAVPASAGMYEPDHMMRLFRTFRQSVFAITRYDPEPYAGDITFLRHSGAYPFPGSRDAVTQHWSDLCLGDLRVIDVPGDHFSCVDVAHAPGVVKLLTEITGGAVTR; encoded by the coding sequence ATGGATGTCGACGACCTGATCACCGACCTCGACGCCGCCGGCGTTACCCTCTGGCTGGAGCGTGACGAGCTGCGCTTCCGCGCCCCCAAGGGTGTGTTCACAGAGGACCGCCGAGCGGCCGTGCGGGCCCACCGCGCCGCGATCGTCGAGCGGCTGCGCCAAGCCGAGGACGTCCGGCTGAGCCCCGATTCGGCGGGGCGGCACGAACCGTTCCCGCTGACCGACCTCCAGGCCGCCTACCTCGTCGGCCGGGGACCGCACTACGAGTACGGTGGCGTCGCCTGTCACGCCTACGTCGAGTACGAGTACCCCGACCTCGACCCGCGACGGGTGCAGTCCACCTGGGACCGGATGGTCGCCCGGCACGACATGCTGCGCGCCGTCGTGCACCCCGACGGCTACCAGGTGGTCCTCGCCGACCCGCCGGAACACCCGATCCCGGTCACCGACCTACGTGGGCAGGACGCCGCGCTCGACGGACACCTGCGTGCCGTCCGCGACCGGATGTCGCACCGGGTCGCGCGGACCGACCGGTGGCCGTTGTTCGCGCTGCACCTCACCCGTGCGGACCGGGGCGCGGTCCTGCATCTCTCCCTCGACCTGCTCATCGTCGACTACGCCAGCGTGCAACTGTTGATGAGCGAGTTCGACCGCTGCTACGCCGACCCCACGAGCGAACCGGCCACGCCGGAGATCAGCTTCCGCGACTACGTCATCGGACGACGTCGGGTCACCGAGACGGCCCGGTACGCCCGCGACCGTGACTACTGGCTCGGCCGCCTCGACGACCTGCCGCCGGCGCCCGACCTGCCGGTGACCGGCACCGGCGAGGTCACCGGTCCGGTCCGCTTCCGCCGCCTGGAACACGTCCTCGACGCACCGACGTGGGCCGGGCTGCGCGACCGGGCGGCCCGGCGCCAGGTCACCGCCTCCGCCGCGCTGCTCACCGCGTACGCCGAGGTGATCGGCCGATGGAGCCGGTCGCCGCGGTTCACCCTCACCGTCCCCACCTTCCAGCGACTTCCCCTGCACCCCGACGTGGACCGGCTGGTCGGCGACTTCACCGTGGTCGAACCGCTCGCCGTCGACCTCGCCGAGCCCGAGCCGTTCCAGGCACGCACGGCGGGGCTCAGCGCCCGCCTGCTCGAGGACCTGTCGCACGGGCTGTTCACCGGCGGCGAGGTACTCGGCGAACTGGCCCGACGCACCGGCGCCCGACCGCTGCTGCCGGTCGTGTTCACCAGCACCCTCGACGCCCCGGCCGACGATCCGGACGGCCCCGACCTCGGCACGGTCGGGTACGCCATCAGCCAGACCCCGCAGGTATGGATCGACTGTCAGGTGATGCCGCGCGCGGGAGGGCTCGCCCTGTCCTGGGACGTCCGCGAGGACGTGCTCCCGGACGGCCTGGCCGACGACGCGTTCGCGGCCTGGACCGACCTGGTCGGCCGCCTCGCCGCCGGCGACCGCGACTGGGACGTGCCCGGGCCGGTCCAGCTGCCGGCCGCCCAGCTCGAGCGCCGCCGCCGGGCCAACGACACCGCTGGGCCGCTGCCGGACGGCCTGCTGCACGAGGAGGTCGTCGCCCAGGCCCGACGCACGCCCGAGCGGATCGCGGTGGTCGCCGGTGACGTCCGGCTGACCTACGGCGAGCTGCTCCGCCGTGCCGGCGCGGTCGCCGACCACCTCCGCGCCGGTGGCCTGCGCCCGGCCGAGCCGGTGGCCGTGTTCATGGACAAGGGCTGGGAGCAGGTGGTGGCGGTCCTCGGCGTGCTGTGCGCCGGTGGTGCGTACCTGCCGGTCGACACCGCGCAACCCCCCGCCCGCCGCGACGCCATCCTCACCGACGCGGGCGTCCGCACGGTGCTCACCCAGTCCTGGCTCGCCGGCGGCGTCCGGCGGCTGGTCGGCGTCACCCACCTCACCGTGGACAGCCTCGCCCCGGCCGACGCGCTCGACGTGCCAGCGTCGGGGGCAGCTCCGGACGACCTCGCCTACGTCATCTACACGTCCGGGTCCACCGGATCCCCCAAGGGCGTCATGATCAGTCACCGGGCCGCCCGCAACACCGTCGACGACGTCAACCGCCGCTTCGCCGTCGGCCCCGACGACGCCGTCCTCGGCCTCGCCGGCCTCGGCTTCGACCTTTCGGTCTACGACATCTTCGGCCTGCTCGCCGTCGGCGGCCGACTGGTGCTGCCGGACGCCGACCGACGCGGCGACCCGTCACACTGGGCGGACCTGGTGGGCCGGCACGCCGTGACCGTGTGGAACTCGGTGCCCGGCCAGTTGCAGATGCTGCACGACTACCTGCGCGCCGTGCCGAGCGTGCGCCCGGACGCGCTCCGCCTGGCGATGCTCTCTGGAGACTGGATCCCGGTCACCCTGCCCGACGCGATCCGCGCCCTGCTGCCGGCGCTGCGGGTGGTCAGTCTCGGCGGTGCCACCGAGGGAGCCATCTGGTCGATCTGGCATCCGATCGACCGGGTCGACCCGCACCGGCCCAGCATCCCGTACGGCACCCCGCTGACCAACCAGAGCTTCCACGTGCTCGACGACCGGATGCGCGACCGTCCCGACTGGACCGCCGGGGAGCTGTACATCGGCGGCGCCGGAGTCGCACTCGGCTACCACCGTGACCCGGAACGCTCCGCCGCCCGCTTCCCCAGCCACCCGATGACCGGCGAGCGCCTGTACCGCACCGGTGACCTGGGTCGGTACCGGCCGGACGGGACGATCGAGTTCCTCGGCCGCGAGGACGACCAGGTGAAGATCCGCGGATACCGGATCGAGTTGGCCGAGGTGGAGAGCGCAGTCCAGCTGCATCCCGGGGTGGCGCACGCCGCCGTGCTGGTCGACGCGGACCACCCGGCCGGGAAGCGCCTCGCCGCCTTCGTGGAGCCGGCCGTCGTCGAGACCGACCCGATCGCCGCCGCCGAGGCCGGGGAGGTCGGCGCCGCCGCGGCGGCGGTCTCCCGGGCCGCGCAGGCCGGGGTCGACCGGCCCGCGCTGGCGACGTTCCAGCAGGCCCTGGCTGACGTCGGTTACGCGGTGATGACCCGCACGCTGCGGGACGCCGGGCTGTTCACCGACGGCCGCGCGTACCGCGCGGAGGAGGTGTCCGAAGCCCTGTCCGCGACCGCGACCACCCGGCCCGTCGTGCGTCGATGGCTGGCGGCGCTGGCCCGCGCCGGGCACCTCCGCGCTGATCCGGGCACCGGCGTGTACCACGGTCCACTGTCGCTGCCGGCCGACCGGATCGAGGAGGCGTGGCGGCGGCTCGCCGAGGCGGAGGCGCGGGTGGCGTACAGCACCGACCTGATCGAGGCGGTCCGGACCTGCGCCGAGCGGCTGCCCGAGCTGATCGCCGGCACGGTCGACGTACGGGCGCTGCTGTTTCCCGGCGCCCGCGCGGACGCGATGGCCGCCGCCTACCGGGACAACCTGGCCGTCGCCCACCTCAACGAGGCCGCGGCGGCGGCCCTGCGTGCCCTGGCCGAGCGGCACGGCGGTGACGAGCCGCTGCGGATCGTCGAGGTCGGCGGCGGCGTCGCCGGCACCACCGCCGCCCTCGCCCCGGCGCTTGCCGAGTTCACCCCGGACTATCTGTTCACCGATCCGTCGACGTTCTTCCTCGCCGAGGCCCGCGAGCAGTTCGCCCACCATCCGTGGATCCGGTACGCGCGGCTGGACCTGCGCGAGGACCTGACCGCCCAGGGGCTGGCACCGAACAGCGCCGACGTGGTGATCTGCCCCAACCACCTGCACACCGCGCCGGACACCGCCGTCGCGCTGGACCGCCTGCGCGGCCTGCTGGCGCCGGGCGGATGGCTGCTGGTCATGGAGCAGACCCGGGACGACGACCCGGCACTGCTGGTGTCGATGGAGTTCCTGGAGGCCACCGCCGGCCCGTTCGTCGACGCCCGCGCCGACGGTGGCCAGTCGTTCCTCACCGAGGCGCAGTGGCGGGAACTGCTCGGCACCGCGCTGGTGGGTGTCCTGCCCGAGCCCGGGGAGCCGCTGCACCCGACCGGGCAGCAACTGTTCCTCGCCCGGGTCAAGACCGACCGGGCCGTCCTGACCCCGGCCGCGCTGGCCCGGCACGCCGGCACCCGGGTGCCCGAGTACATGGTGCCGAGCGTGTGGCAGCTCGTCGACGCGCTGCCGGTGACGGGCAACGGGAAGGTCGACCGCAAGCGGCTGCGCTCACTGCTGCCGTCGGCCGGGGCCGGGGAGCAGGCCGCCGCGGTCGCCAGCGAGCCCGCCGACGCGCTGGAGCGGCAGATCGCCGCGCTCTGGGCCGAGCTGCTCGACCGGCAGTACGTCGGCCGCCACGACGACTTCTTCGACCTCGGCGGCGACTCCCTGCTGGTGGCCCGCCTGGTGGGCCTGCTCCGCGAGCGGGTGCCCGACGTGGTCGCCCTGGAGTGGGAGGTGGTGCTCCGGCACATGCTGCGCCGGCCCACCGTCGCGGCGCTGGCGGCCTACCTGCGTGGCGCCACCGCGACCGGCGCCGGACCGGAGGACGAGGCGCCGGTGCGCACCTCGCCCGTGGTACGTCTGCACGGCTCCGGCGGCGACCCGGTGACCGTTCTGGTGCACGCCGGCACCGGCACGATCATGCCGTACCGGGCGTTGATCACCGAGATCCGACGCCGCTCGGCCGGCACCGGGACGGTGGTCGGGTTGGAGGTGCCGCACCTGCCGCACTACCTCGACGCGGACCCCGAGGGCCTGATCGAGACCATCGCCGCCGACTACGTACGCGCTCTCCTCGACCTCGGCGCCGGTGAGTTCCACCTGGTCGGCTACTGCCTCGGCGGACTGATCGCCACCGAGGTCGCCCGCGGTCTCGCCGAGGCGGGCGCGAACGTGGCGACGCTGACCGCGATCAGCAGCCACAGCCCTCGCTTCCGGTTGGACGACGAGATCCTGTCGGAGTACTCGTTCAGCGTCATGATGGGCATCGCCCCGGCGGATCTCGGCTTCCCCGCCGACGAACTGGCGGTGGCCCGCGCCGGGGACGCGGTGCTGGCCGCCAGTCCCGGGGTGATGCGCGACGGCGGTTTCGCCGCGCTGACCGGCGAGCACGCCGGCGTCGCGGAGGCGTTCCGGAGCCTCGCCGAGGTGCCCCGGGAGCAGCGGGTGGCCCGGATGTGCGAGGCCGTTCCCGCCTCCGCCGGCATGTACGAACCGGACCACATGATGCGTCTGTTCCGGACGTTCCGGCAGAGCGTCTTCGCGATCACCCGGTACGACCCGGAGCCCTACGCGGGGGACATCACCTTCCTGCGGCACAGCGGCGCGTACCCGTTCCCCGGCAGCCGCGACGCGGTCACCCAGCACTGGTCCGACCTGTGCCTCGGTGATCTGCGCGTCATCGACGTCCCCGGCGACCACTTCAGCTGCGTCGACGTCGCCCACGCCCCCGGCGTGGTCAAACTGCTCACCGAGATCACCGGCGGGGCGGTGACCCGGTGA
- a CDS encoding AMP-binding protein, with protein MTQLHRPEWTGWSETDAERYRSSGYWAGVAFGDLLREWATRHAGRTALVDGERRWTYRQLDDAVDRACAGLRRLGLRRGDRVVVQLPNRAEFVEVWFALQRLGAVPVHAMPGHRYAEIAHLTALSGAAGYVVADRHLGFDYRALAARIRAERRDLDEPLEHVIVVGDPGDSGFTAYQDLTETVTAPGSGDRPAAGDLALLLLSGGTTGLPKLIPRTHDDYAYNARAGAQVCGLTPEDVYLAVLPIAFNFTFACPGVLGTLMSGGTVVIAPNPSPATAFRLIARERVTFTAINPPLVPHWFAEHADSRPDLSSLRFVQVGSARLADDLARRFTPTLQVAVQQVYGMAEGLINYTRLDDPADLICTTQGRPCSPADEVRVVDPLDGSAVDEGDAGELLTRGPYTLRGYYRADAAAEASFTPDGFYRTGDLVRRLPSGHLNVVGRVKDQINRGGEKIAATEVEGHLLAHPLVRQAALVGVPDAQWGEAPVAVLVCPDDRPSLADLTGFLRGRGLAAYKLPDRIRFETAMPLTAVGKIDKKVLATRITSGPDA; from the coding sequence ATGACCCAGCTGCACCGTCCGGAGTGGACCGGATGGTCCGAGACCGACGCCGAGCGGTACCGATCGTCCGGGTACTGGGCCGGCGTCGCCTTCGGCGACCTGCTGCGCGAGTGGGCCACCAGGCACGCCGGGCGCACCGCACTTGTCGACGGCGAGCGGCGCTGGACCTACCGGCAGCTCGACGACGCCGTCGACCGGGCGTGCGCCGGGCTGCGGCGGCTCGGGCTGCGCCGCGGCGACCGGGTCGTCGTGCAGTTGCCCAACCGGGCCGAGTTCGTCGAGGTGTGGTTCGCCCTGCAGCGTCTGGGAGCGGTGCCGGTGCACGCCATGCCCGGCCACCGATACGCCGAGATCGCCCACCTCACGGCGCTGTCCGGGGCGGCCGGCTACGTGGTCGCCGACCGCCACCTCGGGTTCGACTACCGGGCTCTCGCCGCGCGGATCCGGGCCGAGCGGCGCGACCTCGACGAGCCACTCGAACACGTAATCGTGGTGGGGGACCCCGGAGACAGTGGCTTCACCGCCTATCAGGACCTGACGGAAACGGTGACCGCACCTGGCAGCGGCGATCGCCCGGCGGCTGGTGACCTCGCCCTGCTGCTGCTCTCCGGCGGAACCACCGGCCTGCCGAAACTGATCCCCCGCACGCACGACGACTACGCCTACAACGCCCGCGCCGGGGCGCAGGTGTGCGGGCTGACGCCGGAAGACGTCTATCTCGCGGTCCTGCCGATCGCCTTCAACTTCACGTTCGCCTGCCCGGGAGTGCTCGGCACGCTGATGTCGGGCGGGACCGTGGTGATCGCTCCGAATCCCAGCCCGGCCACCGCGTTCCGGCTCATCGCCCGTGAGCGGGTCACCTTCACCGCGATCAACCCACCGCTGGTGCCGCACTGGTTCGCCGAGCACGCCGACAGCCGACCCGACCTGTCCAGCCTGCGTTTCGTCCAGGTCGGCAGCGCCCGACTGGCCGACGACCTGGCCCGCCGGTTCACCCCCACCCTTCAGGTGGCGGTACAGCAGGTCTACGGCATGGCGGAGGGGCTGATCAACTACACCCGCCTCGACGACCCGGCCGACCTGATCTGCACCACCCAGGGTCGCCCGTGCTCGCCCGCGGACGAGGTGCGGGTGGTCGACCCGCTCGACGGCAGCGCGGTCGACGAGGGCGACGCCGGCGAGTTGCTCACCCGCGGGCCGTACACGCTGCGTGGCTACTACCGGGCCGACGCCGCCGCCGAGGCATCGTTCACCCCGGACGGCTTCTACCGCACCGGCGACCTGGTCCGCCGGCTGCCGTCCGGGCACCTCAACGTCGTGGGACGGGTCAAGGACCAGATCAACCGCGGTGGCGAGAAGATCGCCGCGACCGAGGTGGAGGGTCATCTGCTCGCTCATCCGCTGGTCCGGCAGGCGGCCCTGGTCGGCGTTCCCGACGCGCAGTGGGGCGAGGCGCCGGTCGCGGTGCTGGTCTGCCCGGACGACCGGCCGTCCCTGGCCGACCTCACCGGCTTCCTGCGGGGGCGCGGGCTCGCCGCGTACAAGCTTCCGGACCGGATCCGCTTCGAGACGGCGATGCCGCTCACCGCAGTCGGCAAGATCGACAAGAAGGTGCTCGCGACCCGGATCACCAGCGGTCCGGATGCATGA
- the solA gene encoding N-methyl-L-tryptophan oxidase yields the protein MRSPDAEVAVVGLGAFGAASLWQLAEAGVSVIGLDRYEPGHGYGSSHGGTRMFRTACLEHPDLVPLARRSGQLWQELSARAGETLFAPTGGVLIGPRDGHVVAGTLAAARQHDLAVEVWDAATLGARLPRHAGLAAHHVAVWEPAAGLIPPEAAVRAAVRVAAELGAQVRTGTRVLTIELVDGGAFVHTTTDRIAVRQVVVAAGAWLPGLVPGLAVRVLRVPITWFRPADPSATGYDLAAVPVFIRELDDGACLWGHGAHTGGELKLGLEDVGTAMRTMDPDGDDRRVTPADWRELTDRLAVALPGLAPEPSRAAVCMYPLTPDRQFLLGRPGRDPRLVVAGGDSGHGFKHAAGVGEVVADLVRRRAPRVPVAFMHPDRW from the coding sequence ATGCGCTCACCGGACGCTGAGGTCGCTGTCGTCGGGCTGGGCGCGTTCGGTGCGGCGTCACTCTGGCAACTGGCGGAGGCGGGCGTCAGCGTGATCGGGCTCGACCGGTACGAGCCGGGCCACGGGTACGGCTCCTCGCACGGCGGCACCCGCATGTTCCGTACGGCCTGTCTCGAGCACCCGGACCTGGTGCCGCTGGCGCGGCGCTCCGGGCAGCTCTGGCAGGAGTTGTCGGCGCGCGCCGGTGAGACGCTGTTCGCCCCGACCGGCGGGGTGCTGATCGGCCCGCGGGACGGGCACGTGGTGGCGGGCACGCTCGCCGCGGCCCGGCAGCACGACCTCGCGGTCGAGGTGTGGGACGCGGCCACGCTCGGGGCCCGGCTGCCCCGGCACGCCGGCCTGGCCGCGCACCATGTGGCGGTGTGGGAGCCGGCCGCCGGGCTGATCCCGCCGGAGGCGGCGGTGCGGGCCGCCGTCCGGGTCGCCGCGGAACTGGGCGCCCAGGTACGGACCGGCACGCGGGTGTTGACGATCGAGCTGGTCGACGGCGGCGCGTTCGTGCACACCACGACGGACCGGATCGCCGTACGCCAGGTGGTTGTCGCGGCCGGAGCCTGGCTGCCCGGGCTGGTGCCGGGGCTGGCGGTACGGGTGCTGCGGGTGCCGATCACCTGGTTTCGACCCGCCGATCCGAGCGCGACCGGGTACGACCTGGCCGCTGTGCCGGTGTTCATCCGTGAGCTGGACGACGGTGCCTGTCTGTGGGGACACGGCGCGCACACCGGTGGCGAGCTGAAGCTCGGTCTGGAGGACGTGGGAACCGCGATGCGCACGATGGATCCCGACGGTGACGACCGACGGGTGACTCCGGCCGACTGGCGGGAGCTAACCGACCGGCTCGCCGTGGCGCTTCCGGGGTTGGCACCGGAGCCGTCGCGGGCGGCGGTCTGCATGTACCCGCTGACCCCGGACCGGCAGTTCCTGCTGGGCCGGCCGGGCCGCGACCCTCGGCTGGTGGTGGCGGGCGGGGACAGTGGCCACGGCTTCAAGCACGCGGCCGGCGTCGGGGAGGTGGTCGCGGACCTGGTCAGGCGACGTGCGCCCCGGGTACCGGTCGCCTTCATGCATCCGGACCGCTGGTGA
- a CDS encoding LLM class flavin-dependent oxidoreductase has product MQFGVGFFPVLDPAEKGASQWYDESLRLAVRAEELGYEHVQVVEHYFTAYGGYSPDPVTFLTAVAARTRRIRVTTGAVVPAFTHPVQLAGKLAMLDNLSHGRLDVGFGRAFLPEEFAAFGVPMSESRARFAEGVEASRRLWTEEEVVWSGTFAQFGPVTMLPRPYQRPHPPIFVASTTSAESCAAAGRAGYHLQVVPTVTSREGLQEMLAAYRHERVAAGHGPGRIQLKYTCYLAEDAAEALAAGRRWEQNYIEKMTGAIASWATTTSADYPGYEQLIDKVRRYDFDASLAGHKVLAGNPGQVREQLAVVADWFGRDVTVCLQVNPGGTTEAEAERTLRLFADEVAPHVVTGPADALTGR; this is encoded by the coding sequence ATGCAATTCGGTGTTGGCTTCTTCCCGGTGCTGGACCCGGCTGAGAAAGGCGCGAGCCAGTGGTACGACGAGAGTCTTCGGCTGGCCGTACGTGCGGAGGAGTTGGGCTACGAGCACGTCCAGGTGGTTGAGCACTACTTCACCGCGTACGGCGGCTACAGCCCCGACCCGGTGACCTTCCTGACCGCGGTGGCGGCACGTACGCGGCGGATCCGGGTAACGACCGGGGCGGTGGTCCCGGCCTTCACCCACCCGGTCCAGCTCGCGGGCAAGCTGGCGATGCTGGACAACCTGTCGCACGGCCGGCTCGACGTCGGGTTTGGCCGCGCCTTCCTGCCCGAGGAGTTCGCCGCCTTCGGGGTGCCGATGAGCGAGAGCCGAGCGCGGTTCGCCGAGGGCGTCGAGGCCTCCCGGCGGCTGTGGACGGAGGAGGAGGTCGTCTGGTCGGGGACGTTCGCGCAGTTCGGTCCGGTGACGATGCTGCCGCGGCCGTACCAGCGTCCGCACCCGCCGATCTTCGTGGCCTCCACGACCAGCGCCGAGTCCTGCGCGGCGGCGGGCCGCGCCGGCTACCACCTCCAGGTGGTGCCGACGGTGACCTCGCGGGAAGGGCTTCAGGAGATGCTCGCCGCGTATCGGCACGAGCGCGTCGCGGCCGGTCACGGTCCGGGCCGCATCCAGTTGAAGTACACCTGCTACCTGGCCGAGGATGCCGCCGAGGCGCTGGCGGCGGGGCGGCGCTGGGAACAGAACTACATCGAGAAGATGACCGGCGCGATCGCGTCCTGGGCCACCACGACCAGCGCTGACTACCCCGGCTACGAGCAACTGATCGACAAGGTGCGCCGGTACGACTTCGACGCCTCGCTGGCCGGGCACAAGGTCCTCGCCGGCAACCCCGGGCAGGTACGCGAGCAGCTCGCCGTCGTCGCCGACTGGTTCGGCCGCGATGTGACCGTGTGCCTGCAGGTCAATCCGGGGGGTACGACGGAAGCGGAGGCGGAGCGCACGCTGCGCCTGTTCGCCGATGAGGTCGCGCCGCACGTCGTCACGGGACCTGCCGATGCGCTCACCGGACGCTGA
- a CDS encoding DegT/DnrJ/EryC1/StrS family aminotransferase — protein sequence MMERDYRVPFPARGSVVGPAELTAVAELVDSDGPLSGGRWRTGFEQRFARHVGCRHALSVTSGTVALELAVHLAGLRPGDEVVTTPQTFAATVQPLLARDVRVRFCDVEPDTLNIDPAAVEAAVTDRTAAVIVVHYGGLPVAMERILAAAHAHGAIVIEDCAHALGAEYHGRRPGALADIGCFSFHSSKNLTTLGEGGMLTFDRDEWYDRLDRIRSNKADAVVRPFVSRVPPTPLLPWMRYSEEIYAHEYADLRHPGTNATMSEVAAAAGTVQLARLPELSARRRHVAARLDDCLARHDGIRLHRPPAGVSHAYHLYTMFVEAGADAREHLVKTLDQRAVEIQLRYFPQHLTPEWRQRGHRPGECPRAEQLWFEQQVNLPCHPGLTDAQVDYLTGALDEALSDLS from the coding sequence ATGATGGAACGTGACTACCGGGTCCCATTCCCGGCGCGCGGCAGCGTCGTAGGCCCCGCCGAGCTGACCGCCGTCGCCGAGCTCGTCGACTCGGACGGCCCGCTGTCCGGCGGTCGGTGGCGCACCGGGTTCGAACAGCGGTTCGCCCGGCACGTCGGCTGCCGGCACGCCCTGTCGGTGACCAGCGGCACCGTGGCGCTCGAACTCGCCGTGCACCTGGCCGGGCTGCGACCCGGCGACGAAGTGGTCACCACCCCGCAGACGTTCGCCGCCACGGTGCAACCGCTGCTGGCCCGCGACGTACGGGTCCGGTTCTGCGATGTCGAACCGGACACGCTCAACATCGACCCGGCTGCGGTCGAGGCCGCCGTCACCGACCGCACCGCCGCGGTGATCGTGGTGCACTACGGCGGCCTGCCGGTCGCGATGGAACGCATTCTCGCAGCCGCGCACGCGCACGGCGCGATCGTGATCGAGGACTGCGCGCACGCGCTGGGGGCGGAATACCACGGCCGACGCCCCGGGGCACTCGCTGACATCGGCTGCTTCAGTTTCCACAGTTCCAAGAACCTCACCACGCTCGGCGAGGGAGGAATGCTGACGTTCGACCGCGACGAATGGTACGACAGATTGGACCGCATTCGCTCGAACAAGGCTGACGCCGTTGTCCGCCCGTTTGTCTCGCGGGTGCCGCCGACGCCACTGTTGCCGTGGATGCGCTACTCCGAGGAGATCTACGCGCACGAGTACGCTGACCTTCGGCACCCGGGAACGAACGCCACCATGTCCGAGGTCGCCGCCGCCGCCGGCACGGTACAACTGGCCCGCCTCCCGGAACTCTCGGCCCGCCGCCGGCACGTCGCGGCGCGCCTCGACGACTGCCTCGCCCGCCATGACGGGATCCGCCTGCACCGGCCTCCGGCCGGGGTGTCGCACGCCTACCACCTCTACACGATGTTCGTCGAAGCGGGCGCGGACGCCCGGGAACACCTGGTCAAGACGCTCGACCAGCGGGCGGTCGAGATCCAGCTGCGCTACTTCCCCCAACACCTGACGCCGGAGTGGCGTCAGCGCGGTCACCGGCCCGGCGAGTGCCCCCGCGCCGAACAGCTCTGGTTCGAGCAACAGGTCAACCTGCCGTGTCACCCCGGACTGACCGACGCCCAGGTCGACTACCTCACCGGCGCCCTCGACGAGGCGCTGTCCGATCTCTCCTGA
- a CDS encoding 4-oxalocrotonate tautomerase family protein: protein MPFIDVRIFEERLTPPVQEALIARLTDAVSEVLGPAVRDQTWIVLTGAPAQRWGVGGVRGTSPGTVDATPVAPVDSDAPGSTR, encoded by the coding sequence ATGCCCTTTATCGACGTCCGCATCTTCGAGGAGCGGCTCACCCCGCCGGTGCAGGAGGCGCTCATCGCTCGGCTCACCGACGCCGTGAGCGAGGTGCTCGGCCCGGCGGTGCGCGACCAGACGTGGATCGTGCTGACCGGCGCTCCGGCGCAGCGCTGGGGCGTGGGTGGCGTCCGCGGGACCTCACCGGGCACCGTGGACGCCACCCCCGTCGCCCCCGTCGACTCCGACGCTCCGGGGTCGACGCGATGA